The following coding sequences lie in one Halogeometricum rufum genomic window:
- the pyrB gene encoding aspartate carbamoyltransferase gives MRQDHLISATQLSRDDVEAVLDRAADIDADPAAWRQRHAGTVLGLCFFEPSTRTRMSFDTAMKRLGGRTVDMGPVDSTSVKKGESLADTVRVVEGYADAIVLRHPLEGAAKMAAEFVDVPVINAGDGAGQHPTQTLLDLYTIRENAGLDDLTIGVMGDLKYGRTVHSLAEALTNFDVRQHFISPESLQLPRSVRYDLHDAGAQVREHTELAEVLPELDVLYVTRIQRERFPDENEYRKVAGQYQIDADDLAAAKESLTVMHPLPRVDEIAPEVDETAHAKYFEQAHNAVPVRMALLDMLLEGHR, from the coding sequence ATGCGTCAGGACCACCTCATCTCCGCGACTCAACTGTCGCGGGACGACGTCGAGGCGGTGCTCGACCGCGCGGCGGACATCGACGCCGACCCGGCGGCGTGGCGGCAGCGACACGCCGGAACGGTACTCGGGCTGTGCTTTTTCGAACCCAGCACCCGCACGCGGATGAGCTTCGACACCGCGATGAAGCGGTTGGGCGGCAGAACCGTCGACATGGGACCGGTCGACTCCACGTCGGTGAAGAAGGGCGAGAGCCTCGCCGACACCGTTCGCGTCGTCGAGGGCTACGCGGACGCCATCGTCCTCCGGCACCCCCTAGAGGGCGCGGCGAAGATGGCCGCCGAGTTCGTCGACGTGCCCGTCATCAACGCGGGCGACGGCGCCGGCCAGCACCCCACCCAGACGCTCTTGGACCTGTACACGATTCGGGAGAACGCCGGACTGGACGACCTCACTATCGGCGTCATGGGCGACCTGAAGTACGGCCGGACGGTCCACTCGTTGGCCGAGGCGTTGACCAACTTCGACGTCCGTCAGCACTTCATCAGCCCCGAGAGTCTGCAACTCCCCCGCAGCGTCCGCTACGACCTCCACGACGCGGGCGCGCAGGTCCGCGAACACACCGAGTTGGCGGAGGTGCTCCCGGAACTCGACGTACTCTACGTGACGCGCATCCAGCGCGAACGCTTCCCCGACGAGAACGAGTACCGGAAAGTCGCCGGGCAGTACCAGATAGACGCCGACGACCTCGCGGCCGCCAAGGAGTCGCTGACGGTGATGCACCCGCTCCCCCGCGTGGACGAAATCGCCCCCGAGGTGGACGAGACGGCCCACGCCAAGTACTTCGAACAGGCACACAACGCCGTCCCGGTGCGGATGGCGCTGCTCGACATGTTGCTGGAGGGCCACCGATGA
- a CDS encoding Glu/Leu/Phe/Val family dehydrogenase, whose amino-acid sequence MSEEANPFESLQEQIDDAAAYLDVSDDVLERLKHPERVLELNLSVDMDDGTTNRYRAFRSQFNGDRGPYKGGIRYHPNVSRDEVKALSGWMVYKCAVVDIPYGGGKGGIVIDPRAHSAAELERITRSFAKELRPLVGEDQDIPAPDVNTGQREMNWIKDTYEKLEHTTAPGVVTGKAISSGGSEGRVEATGRSTMFTAREAFDYLDVEMEGATVAVQGYGNAGSVAAKLLEDIGANVVAVSDSGGAVYREGGLDTRAVKEFKRETGSVTGYDEADEEMSNDDLLTLDVDLLVPAALENAIDGDLAQDVQADVIVEAANGPLTPDADDVLTERDVHVFPDILANAGGVTVSYFEWVQNRQRFHWTEERVNDELERVITEAFDTLVDAYETHDLPNFRTAAYVVAIRRVVDAYTDNGNWP is encoded by the coding sequence ATGAGCGAGGAGGCGAACCCGTTCGAGAGTCTACAGGAACAGATAGACGACGCGGCCGCGTATTTGGACGTCAGCGACGACGTGCTCGAACGACTGAAGCACCCCGAGCGAGTTCTCGAACTGAACCTCTCGGTCGACATGGACGACGGGACGACGAACCGGTACCGGGCGTTCCGGTCGCAGTTCAACGGCGACCGCGGCCCGTACAAGGGCGGCATCCGCTACCACCCGAACGTCTCGCGCGACGAAGTGAAGGCCCTCTCGGGGTGGATGGTGTACAAGTGCGCCGTCGTCGACATCCCGTACGGCGGCGGGAAGGGCGGCATCGTCATCGACCCGCGCGCGCACTCGGCCGCCGAACTCGAACGCATCACGCGGTCGTTCGCGAAGGAACTCCGCCCCCTCGTCGGCGAGGACCAGGACATCCCCGCGCCGGACGTGAACACCGGCCAGCGAGAGATGAACTGGATAAAGGACACCTACGAGAAACTCGAACACACGACGGCACCGGGCGTCGTCACGGGCAAGGCCATCTCCTCCGGCGGGAGCGAGGGCCGCGTGGAGGCGACGGGCCGGTCGACGATGTTCACCGCCCGCGAGGCGTTCGACTACCTCGACGTCGAGATGGAGGGTGCCACCGTCGCCGTGCAGGGGTACGGGAACGCCGGGTCCGTCGCGGCGAAACTCCTCGAGGACATCGGCGCGAACGTCGTCGCCGTCTCCGACTCCGGCGGCGCCGTCTACAGGGAGGGCGGCCTCGACACGAGAGCGGTCAAGGAGTTCAAGCGCGAGACGGGGTCCGTCACGGGCTACGACGAGGCCGACGAGGAGATGTCGAACGACGACCTGCTCACCCTCGACGTGGACCTCCTCGTCCCCGCGGCGTTGGAGAACGCCATCGACGGCGACTTGGCGCAGGACGTGCAGGCGGACGTCATCGTCGAAGCCGCGAACGGGCCCCTCACGCCGGACGCCGACGACGTTCTCACCGAACGCGACGTCCACGTCTTCCCCGACATCCTCGCCAACGCGGGCGGCGTCACCGTCTCGTACTTCGAGTGGGTCCAGAACCGCCAGCGCTTCCACTGGACCGAAGAACGCGTCAACGACGAACTCGAACGCGTCATCACCGAGGCGTTCGACACCCTCGTCGACGCCTACGAGACCCACGACCTGCCGAACTTCCGCACCGCCGCGTACGTCGTCGCCATCCGTCGCGTCGTCGACGCGTACACGGACAACGGCAACTGGCCCTGA
- the pyrI gene encoding aspartate carbamoyltransferase regulatory subunit, whose protein sequence is MSEKELRVSKIRDGTVIDHLTAGQALNVLAILGIDGSGGEAVSIGMNVPSDRLARKDIVKVEGRELSQSEVDVLSVISPEATINIVRDYEVVDKKRVERPEEVTGVLSCPNRNCITNADEPVVSRFEVLSDGLRCGYCGSIVREDEVAANLDVN, encoded by the coding sequence ATGAGCGAGAAAGAACTCCGCGTCTCGAAGATTCGCGACGGCACCGTCATCGACCACCTCACCGCGGGACAGGCGCTGAACGTCCTCGCCATCCTCGGCATCGACGGCTCCGGCGGCGAGGCCGTCTCCATCGGGATGAACGTGCCGTCGGACCGCCTCGCCCGCAAGGACATCGTGAAGGTCGAGGGGAGAGAACTGAGTCAGTCCGAGGTGGACGTCCTCTCGGTCATCTCTCCGGAGGCGACCATCAACATCGTCCGCGACTACGAAGTCGTCGACAAGAAGCGCGTCGAACGCCCCGAGGAGGTGACGGGCGTCCTCTCCTGCCCGAACCGCAACTGCATCACGAACGCCGACGAACCGGTCGTCTCCCGGTTCGAGGTGCTCTCGGACGGCCTCCGCTGCGGCTACTGCGGCAGCATCGTCCGCGAGGACGAGGTGGCCGCGAACCTCGACGTGAACTGA
- a CDS encoding HpcH/HpaI aldolase/citrate lyase family protein — translation MARRSLLFSPGDRPTLMRKAPSTGADVLCFDLEDAVAPSKKDDARAAVREVLSDPTFDPDAEVLVRVAAETVADDLDGVLGPDGDADVRLDGLVVSKVGFAEDVRDVDDELAARGWTLPLFALVETARGVLNAPDIAAAGPTTALVFGAEDLAADLGATRTEEGTEVLYARERVVVAAAAEGVDAIDTVHTDFEDEAGLREQTEFARTLGYDGKMAINPAQVPVVNDAFTPPPERVEWAERVLRAREEADASASGVFRVDGEMIDAPLVAQAERILERAGEADESDADENER, via the coding sequence ATGGCACGACGAAGCCTGCTCTTCTCGCCGGGGGACCGCCCGACGCTGATGCGGAAAGCGCCGTCCACCGGCGCCGACGTGCTCTGTTTCGACCTCGAAGACGCCGTCGCCCCGTCGAAGAAGGACGACGCCCGCGCGGCCGTCCGCGAGGTCCTGTCGGACCCGACGTTCGACCCCGACGCCGAAGTCCTCGTGCGCGTCGCCGCCGAAACCGTCGCCGACGACTTGGACGGCGTCCTCGGCCCCGACGGCGACGCCGACGTCCGACTGGACGGCCTCGTGGTCTCGAAGGTGGGGTTCGCCGAGGACGTGCGCGACGTGGACGACGAACTCGCGGCCCGCGGGTGGACGCTCCCCCTGTTCGCACTCGTGGAGACGGCCCGCGGCGTGTTGAACGCGCCCGACATCGCGGCCGCCGGCCCGACGACGGCCCTCGTGTTCGGCGCGGAGGACCTCGCCGCCGATTTGGGCGCGACGCGGACCGAGGAGGGCACCGAGGTGCTGTACGCCCGCGAACGAGTCGTCGTCGCCGCCGCCGCCGAGGGCGTCGACGCCATCGACACCGTCCACACCGACTTCGAGGACGAGGCGGGCCTGCGCGAACAGACCGAGTTCGCGCGCACCCTCGGCTACGACGGCAAGATGGCCATCAACCCCGCCCAAGTGCCCGTCGTCAACGACGCGTTCACGCCGCCGCCGGAGCGAGTCGAGTGGGCCGAACGGGTGCTCCGCGCCCGCGAGGAGGCCGACGCGTCCGCCTCGGGAGTCTTCCGCGTCGACGGCGAGATGATAGACGCGCCACTCGTCGCGCAGGCCGAACGCATCCTCGAACGCGCGGGCGAGGCGGACGAGTCGGACGCCGACGAGAACGAGAGATAG
- a CDS encoding ThuA domain-containing protein, with protein sequence MSADLSVTVWNEYRHERDSEAVAEVYPDGIHEAIAAGFEERGFETRTATLDDPEHGLTEGVLDETDVLTWWGHRAHDEVADHVVERVVERVRDGMGLLVLHSAHYSKPFKSLMGTSCALKWREADERERLWVIEPGHPIADGLPEQIEIPEAEMYGERFDVPAPDELVFTSWFEGGEVFRSGCCYNRGSGRVFYFRPGHETYPIYYRDDIRDVLANAAEWTAPTDGPDPFYGNADPLEEL encoded by the coding sequence ATGAGCGCGGACCTCTCCGTCACAGTCTGGAACGAGTACCGACACGAACGCGACAGCGAGGCGGTGGCCGAGGTGTACCCCGACGGCATCCACGAGGCCATCGCCGCGGGCTTCGAGGAACGCGGGTTCGAGACGCGAACGGCCACGCTGGACGACCCCGAACACGGCCTGACCGAGGGCGTCCTCGACGAGACGGACGTGCTGACGTGGTGGGGCCACCGCGCGCACGACGAGGTGGCCGACCACGTCGTCGAACGCGTGGTCGAACGCGTCCGCGACGGGATGGGACTGCTCGTCCTCCACTCGGCGCACTACTCGAAGCCGTTCAAGTCGCTCATGGGCACCTCCTGTGCGCTGAAGTGGCGCGAGGCCGACGAACGCGAGCGTCTGTGGGTCATCGAACCGGGCCACCCCATCGCCGACGGCCTCCCCGAACAGATCGAGATTCCCGAGGCGGAGATGTACGGCGAACGGTTCGACGTGCCCGCGCCGGACGAACTCGTCTTCACCAGTTGGTTCGAGGGCGGCGAGGTGTTCCGGTCGGGGTGTTGTTACAACCGCGGGTCGGGCAGGGTGTTCTACTTCCGCCCGGGTCACGAGACGTACCCCATCTACTACCGCGACGACATCCGCGACGTGTTGGCGAACGCCGCCGAGTGGACCGCGCCGACGGACGGGCCGGACCCGTTCTACGGCAACGCCGACCCACTCGAAGAACTGTAG
- a CDS encoding mandelate racemase/muconate lactonizing enzyme family protein: MRLDPFSLSLSDPLGTANGPIEAREGFLVRLADEGASQSAGLGEATPLPGWTESLSDCRTALDAGDPDATTPAARHGVSLARADADARAAGVSLGAQLAAGDAADAVPVNATVGDGTAAETAESVREAVESGYDAVKVKVGARDAAVDAARLRAARDAAPDAELRADANGAWDRETAAAMLDAAAELGVRYVEQPLPADDLSGHAELRGRGVGVAVDETLAAHSVGAVLDADAADVLVLKPMALGGPDLTLSAARAAREAGVDAVVTTTIDGVVARLGALHVASAIPDVPACGLATGSLLAEDLAPDPAPVRDGRMSVPDGPGLAGDALDPLYRVDDR, translated from the coding sequence ATGCGTCTCGACCCGTTCTCGCTGTCGCTGTCGGACCCGCTCGGCACCGCGAACGGCCCCATCGAGGCGCGCGAGGGCTTTCTCGTGCGACTGGCCGACGAGGGGGCGTCGCAGAGTGCGGGCCTCGGCGAGGCGACGCCGCTCCCGGGGTGGACGGAGTCGCTCTCTGACTGTCGGACGGCGCTCGACGCGGGCGACCCGGACGCGACGACGCCCGCCGCGAGACACGGCGTCTCGCTCGCCCGCGCCGACGCCGACGCGCGGGCGGCCGGCGTCTCCCTCGGAGCGCAGTTGGCCGCGGGCGACGCCGCCGACGCCGTCCCGGTGAACGCCACCGTCGGCGACGGGACGGCCGCCGAGACGGCCGAGTCGGTGCGGGAGGCGGTCGAGTCGGGCTACGACGCGGTGAAGGTGAAAGTCGGCGCGCGGGACGCGGCCGTCGACGCGGCGCGCCTGCGGGCGGCCCGCGACGCCGCCCCGGACGCGGAACTGCGCGCGGACGCCAACGGCGCGTGGGACCGCGAGACGGCGGCGGCGATGCTCGACGCGGCGGCCGAACTCGGCGTCCGGTACGTCGAACAACCCCTCCCGGCCGACGACCTGTCGGGACACGCCGAACTCCGCGGCCGGGGCGTCGGCGTCGCCGTGGACGAGACGCTGGCCGCCCACTCGGTGGGGGCGGTCCTCGACGCGGACGCGGCGGACGTGCTGGTCCTCAAACCGATGGCGCTCGGCGGGCCGGACCTGACGCTGTCGGCGGCGCGGGCGGCCCGCGAGGCGGGCGTCGACGCCGTCGTGACGACGACAATCGACGGCGTGGTGGCCCGCCTCGGCGCGCTTCACGTCGCGAGTGCGATTCCGGACGTGCCGGCGTGCGGCCTCGCCACCGGGTCGCTGTTGGCCGAGGACCTCGCCCCCGACCCGGCGCCCGTCCGCGACGGACGGATGTCGGTGCCCGACGGCCCGGGACTGGCGGGCGACGCCCTCGACCCGTTGTACCGAGTGGACGACCGCTGA
- a CDS encoding 1,4-dihydroxy-2-naphthoate polyprenyltransferase, which produces MSTQDISRTKAWVMAARPQTLPAAAAPIFVGVGLAVHDGVFAALPALAAFVGAALIQVGTNFANDYYDAVQGADTEDREGFTRVTAGGLIEPAEVKRAMYLTFAAAVLVGTYLVYVGGVPIVVVGLLSVASGIAYTGGPYPLGYHGLGDLFVFLFFGVVAVTGTYYVQAAAALADPLSLGVPPNTLPFDAFVASLAVAALSTNILVVNNVRDKEEDATTGKRTLAVRFGYAFSRGEFAAMLALAYLVPLWFVTRESFGIAVLLPLVTLPYALSVTLTVFTETSGGALNPALERVGKLLAMFAALFGFGLSFGGLPL; this is translated from the coding sequence ATGAGCACGCAGGACATCTCGCGGACGAAGGCGTGGGTGATGGCGGCGCGGCCGCAGACGCTGCCGGCCGCCGCCGCGCCCATCTTCGTCGGCGTCGGGTTGGCCGTCCACGACGGCGTGTTCGCCGCGCTCCCGGCACTCGCGGCGTTCGTCGGCGCGGCACTCATCCAGGTCGGCACGAACTTCGCCAACGACTACTACGACGCCGTGCAGGGCGCGGACACCGAGGACCGCGAGGGCTTCACCCGCGTCACCGCGGGCGGCCTCATCGAACCCGCCGAGGTCAAGCGCGCGATGTACCTCACGTTCGCCGCCGCCGTCCTCGTCGGCACGTACCTCGTCTACGTCGGCGGCGTCCCCATCGTCGTCGTCGGTCTCCTCTCCGTCGCGTCGGGTATCGCCTACACCGGCGGTCCCTACCCCCTCGGCTACCACGGACTCGGCGACCTGTTCGTCTTCCTGTTCTTCGGCGTCGTCGCCGTCACCGGAACCTACTACGTGCAGGCGGCCGCCGCCCTCGCCGACCCCCTCTCGCTCGGCGTGCCCCCGAACACGCTCCCGTTCGACGCGTTCGTCGCCTCGTTGGCCGTCGCCGCCCTCTCGACGAACATCCTCGTCGTCAACAACGTGCGCGACAAGGAGGAGGACGCGACGACCGGAAAGCGGACGCTCGCCGTCCGCTTCGGCTACGCGTTCTCCCGCGGCGAGTTCGCCGCCATGCTCGCACTCGCCTACCTCGTCCCCCTCTGGTTCGTCACGCGGGAGTCGTTCGGAATCGCCGTCCTCCTTCCCCTCGTCACCCTGCCGTACGCGCTCTCGGTGACGCTGACGGTGTTCACCGAGACGTCCGGCGGCGCGCTGAACCCCGCGCTCGAACGGGTCGGGAAACTGCTGGCGATGTTCGCCGCCCTGTTCGGCTTCGGCCTCTCGTTCGGCGGCCTCCCGCTGTGA
- a CDS encoding DICT sensory domain-containing protein — protein MSFTELIANVERSEKTLVVHNADPETVESVVERFADRNVRVVTASTASGPPDYAVLADGDRVLSTTSLSELVPDGGTPRTPAFAVRPYRPILDELDETTFSSYDAGRMLAASREIEDRAWRMGGTLYAGFQRYSRLEPQLSVYEQLGSRPDLDVTAFGYPDAELSDHGDAFDVVPDEGAEMRNVWFVAHDGGGDDDAKSALVAEEREPRRFYGFWTYDPATVDYVFDHVNDAFLGGSETRRTAGG, from the coding sequence GTGTCCTTCACCGAACTCATCGCGAACGTCGAACGGAGCGAGAAAACCCTCGTCGTCCACAACGCCGACCCGGAGACGGTCGAGTCGGTCGTCGAACGCTTCGCCGACCGGAACGTGCGGGTCGTGACGGCGTCGACGGCGTCGGGACCGCCGGACTACGCCGTCCTCGCGGACGGTGACCGCGTGCTCTCCACGACGTCGCTGTCGGAACTCGTCCCCGACGGCGGGACGCCGCGGACGCCCGCGTTCGCCGTGCGGCCGTACCGACCCATCCTCGACGAGTTGGACGAGACGACTTTCTCCTCCTACGACGCCGGGCGGATGCTCGCGGCCTCCCGCGAGATAGAGGACCGCGCGTGGCGGATGGGCGGGACGCTCTACGCGGGGTTCCAGCGTTACTCCCGCCTCGAACCTCAGCTTTCGGTGTACGAGCAGTTGGGTTCGCGACCCGACCTCGACGTGACCGCGTTCGGCTACCCCGACGCCGAACTCTCCGACCACGGGGACGCGTTCGACGTCGTCCCCGACGAGGGCGCGGAGATGCGGAACGTCTGGTTCGTCGCCCACGACGGCGGCGGCGACGACGACGCGAAGTCCGCGCTGGTCGCCGAGGAACGCGAACCCAGACGGTTCTACGGGTTCTGGACGTACGACCCCGCCACCGTCGACTACGTGTTCGACCACGTGAACGACGCCTTCCTCGGCGGGTCGGAGACGCGGCGGACGGCGGGTGGCTGA
- a CDS encoding enoyl-CoA hydratase/isomerase family protein produces the protein MSEETDNAVIVSREAGVATVTLNRPDVRNALTTDVTAGVREALDSLADDTRCVVFEGAGDAFCAGGDVNAMLQLRADEWTTDEAVRHVIDDTAGVVKRVYDCEYPTVAKIDGPAVGAGGALALACDVRVFSGEGRIGFNFEQLGLAVDSGVSYLLPREVGAGVAKELVYTGEILDADRAAELGLANRVFEDDFEADFESFVGEIAGGPTAALRTSKRLMRRGFEVSLDTAIEHEAAAQGAMFETADHEEGVDAFLERRDPEFGGR, from the coding sequence ATGTCGGAAGAAACTGACAACGCGGTTATCGTGTCTCGCGAGGCGGGCGTCGCCACAGTGACGCTGAACCGGCCTGACGTGCGGAACGCGCTGACGACGGACGTGACCGCCGGCGTCCGCGAGGCGCTCGACTCGCTGGCCGACGACACGCGCTGCGTCGTCTTCGAGGGCGCGGGCGACGCGTTCTGCGCCGGCGGCGACGTGAACGCGATGCTCCAACTCCGCGCCGACGAGTGGACGACCGACGAGGCGGTTCGGCACGTCATCGACGACACAGCCGGCGTCGTCAAGCGCGTCTACGACTGCGAGTACCCGACGGTGGCGAAGATAGACGGCCCGGCCGTCGGCGCGGGAGGTGCCCTCGCTCTCGCCTGCGACGTGCGCGTCTTCTCGGGGGAGGGCCGAATCGGCTTCAACTTCGAGCAACTCGGACTGGCCGTCGACTCCGGCGTCTCCTACCTCCTGCCCCGCGAAGTCGGCGCGGGCGTGGCGAAGGAACTCGTCTACACCGGCGAGATTCTGGACGCCGACCGGGCCGCGGAGTTGGGGCTGGCCAACCGCGTCTTCGAGGACGACTTCGAGGCCGACTTCGAGTCGTTCGTCGGCGAGATAGCGGGCGGGCCGACGGCGGCCCTCAGAACGTCGAAGCGGCTCATGCGGCGCGGGTTCGAGGTGTCGCTCGACACAGCCATCGAACACGAGGCGGCCGCGCAGGGCGCGATGTTCGAGACGGCCGACCACGAGGAGGGCGTCGACGCCTTCCTCGAACGCCGCGACCCGGAGTTCGGCGGCCGGTAG